One part of the Arachidicoccus terrestris genome encodes these proteins:
- a CDS encoding T9SS type A sorting domain-containing protein translates to MYIQNIDKTADSLIVDGFTITKANTSLYQYGRVPGGLSISDAYDNTLIRSCRFLENYSLLGAAMMIWGTKGAGISSLASPQIINCEFSGNADVFLIDDNSEFLLLPGVISNFQAAPFFSNCIFTNNKTFYGGVIVNTSSYPVIYNSDFSRNTAWGISVSRVMQDSHMILINCKITDNTNIKLPDGVWDDEVSRGLLSFFDNNILSCEGNSSLRLINTTIAGNKSLISADADKNLIINSDNSRFYMTNSIIWGNGSNSILDTLGMPSKISYSLIQGKSADATNHNLEGVGVGDIFADSAGADYRLSVNSPVIDAGLSDSLLDVIALYTNNDPAGGLDLAAGTRIQGSNVDLGAYESAGDALAVEMGALKGKLSHDGHAILSWMTYTEVQNKGFQLQVSLDGIIFRDLVFIPSLASGGNSNARISYYFDAGAMSDVKYYRVMQVDLNGRRKQSNIVMLEDILSFQLKAYPNPVHNTLHIQVEGKMAGHARILMIDFSGKLVHRESLEGPDTTIDMQRFAGGVYLVRYLDDTRSSIIKVKKK, encoded by the coding sequence ATGTATATTCAGAATATTGACAAAACTGCTGATAGTCTAATTGTAGATGGCTTTACCATTACAAAGGCCAATACGTCGTTATATCAATACGGCAGGGTGCCGGGAGGGCTGAGTATAAGTGATGCCTATGATAACACACTTATCCGGAGCTGTCGTTTCTTAGAGAATTATTCGCTACTTGGGGCTGCTATGATGATTTGGGGAACGAAAGGGGCTGGGATCTCCTCTCTAGCCTCCCCACAAATTATCAACTGTGAATTTTCCGGGAATGCGGATGTTTTCCTGATCGATGATAATTCGGAGTTTTTGCTGTTGCCAGGTGTGATTTCTAATTTTCAGGCGGCTCCGTTTTTCAGTAACTGCATCTTTACAAACAATAAAACCTTTTATGGAGGTGTAATTGTGAATACGAGCTCATATCCGGTCATTTATAATTCTGATTTTAGTAGAAATACAGCCTGGGGAATAAGTGTTTCCAGAGTCATGCAGGATAGTCACATGATCCTTATTAATTGTAAAATAACTGATAACACGAATATTAAACTGCCAGACGGTGTTTGGGATGATGAAGTGTCGAGGGGCTTGTTAAGCTTCTTTGATAATAATATTCTATCCTGTGAAGGAAATTCATCTTTACGCCTGATCAATACGACAATTGCAGGCAACAAGTCTTTAATCTCTGCTGATGCTGATAAAAATCTGATTATTAATTCCGACAATTCCCGTTTTTATATGACGAACTCTATTATTTGGGGCAATGGCTCCAACAGTATTTTAGATACGTTGGGCATGCCTTCCAAAATTTCCTATAGCTTGATCCAGGGGAAAAGCGCAGATGCGACCAACCATAATCTGGAAGGTGTCGGTGTAGGGGATATTTTTGCAGACTCGGCTGGCGCAGACTATCGCCTTTCTGTAAACAGCCCGGTGATTGATGCAGGATTATCCGACTCATTATTAGATGTCATCGCGCTTTATACCAATAATGATCCTGCAGGAGGACTGGATCTTGCTGCGGGTACCCGGATTCAGGGCTCAAATGTCGATCTGGGAGCTTATGAGTCTGCCGGAGATGCCTTAGCGGTAGAGATGGGGGCATTAAAAGGCAAACTTAGTCATGACGGGCATGCCATCCTGAGCTGGATGACATATACAGAGGTACAGAATAAAGGGTTTCAGTTACAGGTATCATTGGACGGTATCATATTTCGTGATCTGGTATTTATTCCTTCACTGGCTTCAGGTGGCAACAGCAATGCTCGTATTTCGTATTATTTTGATGCCGGTGCTATGTCTGATGTCAAGTATTACAGGGTGATGCAAGTTGACCTCAACGGTCGCCGGAAGCAGTCTAACATCGTAATGCTGGAAGATATCCTATCATTTCAATTGAAAGCTTACCCTAATCCGGTGCATAACACACTGCATATTCAGGTGGAAGGGAAAATGGCCGGCCATGCCAGAATCCTGATGATCGATTTTTCTGGAAAACTGGTACACCGGGAAAGCCTGGAAGGACCAGATACGACAATCGATATGCAAAGATTTGCCGGCGGGGTCTATTTGGTGAGATATCTGGATGATACGCGGAGCTCCATTATTAAGGTAAAAAAGAAGTAA